The Adhaeribacter radiodurans genomic interval AACAGAAATAATAAGCCAATAAACAGATTCTATAAGTCACAAAAACAGATTTCATAAGTTAATTAAACAGATTTCATAAGTTAAAAAACAGAAATGTTTAAAGTCTCTGTTTTTTCTCAAGCCTTTTATATAAATTGGGCTCCATGGAACAGCTGGAAATTAAAGAAACCAAAATCCAGGTACGACATCATAATGTAATAACTAATGCCAGGCACGAACTCTCAGCGGTGCAGCTAGACATATACTTTATGATGCTCTCTCGGTTAAAGCCTGGTGATAGCAAGGACACCAAGTATATTATCAGTGTTAAAGAAATCGAGGAGTTAACCGGCCGACAATGGAATTACCAGCAGCTGCGGGAAGCTACTGCTGGACTGATAGGCAAGGTGTTCGAAATCGAAGAAGAGGATGGACTACTCCAGGTGGCCATGATGAGTAGCGCCAAATACCTAAAAGGACAAGGCCGCATTCAACTTTCTATAGCTGAAGATTTAAAGCCATACTTGGTAGACCTGAAAAATAATTTTACCAGTTTCCAGCTCTTCTGTGTACTTTCCATGACTTCCAAATACGCTAAATGGCTTTATGTGCAGTTTTCCAGGTGGAAAGATTTAGGTGCAATGACTTTCGAAGTGGAGCAGTTACGATATCGGCTAAACTTGAAAGACCCATCTGGTAAAGCTCCAGAACAATATAAGCAATGGGGTCAATTTAAGGATTATGTGTTAGAACCGGCTATTCGGCAAATTAATGAAGTATCAGATCTACGAGTGGCTTATGCTGTAACAGAAAAGAAAGGTAAATCCATTCACAAACTTACCTTTACCATTAAGATGGTTTCCCAAGTACAAACGGTTATTCCTTTCGAGTCTGAAGAATTGGACCGGGAAGCAGCCCAGCTGAAAGGACGTCTAAGGGACATTGGTATACTGGACACTAACCTTATCAACAAAATCCTTAATAGTACGGAGCTCCGGAAAAAAGCCAATAAATGCCTCTACGATATCTCACTTCGCCGAAAAGATATAAATAATCCAGGTGGTTACTTTCGGACAACACTGGGCATATAGCTTATAAAAGCTGTTTTTGCGGCTTATAAATCTGTTTATGCCATTAAAAAAACAGATTTTATAAGTAGTATAACTTATTTATAAACTTATAAAATCTGTTTTTTTAATATTTAACTTATAAAACCTGTTTTTCGGTCCTTAACTTATAAAACCTGTTTTTTTTATTCAATTTTTTTAAGGCATCTGCAATCTTAATTTCTGATGTCTCAAAAGAGCCTTAATGATTAAATTACTTTCTATAACACAGTTTTCTTTCGACTTACGGGATACCAATGCTACTTCTAGGTTTTAAGCACTAACTAAGCGATTGTAGATTCTTTGCACTTGAACAGCCTGGAATGCCCCTCCCCTACTAGCTCTAAATCCGGCATTGTTTAGTTCCAAGGCAATATCTTTCCAGGACTTATTTTGTTGGCGGTGTAGCAGGATAAGCGCCGCCGCCCGCTTATTGTTTTCATTCGCTCTGGCCTTTTTTTTATTTACTGCCACTGCTAGAGTATTAGCTGTTTTATTTATAAAGGGAGCGCTTGCTTTCCGCCACTCGCCCAGCCGTTTGGTTTTTTCAGCCAAAGCATTAGCGGTTCTTAGGCTGATCAACTCCCGCTCCCGGTCAGCGATAGCCATAAACAAAGTAAGCGTAAATTTATCCAAGTTCGGAATATCACAACTCTCTAACCTACCGTCTAGTTCAGAATAAATCCAAAGCGCTTGTTCGGTGTTACGGCTTAAACGGTCAATCTTGGCCACTACTAGCACTGCTTTTTCTTTTTTGCATAAAGCCAACGCCTGCTGTAACTTCGGTCGGTTGCTAATATCCTTGCCACTGACATTTTCAGTAAACTCGGCAATTACATTCTTGTCGGTGTAAAAATGGTCGAGGTAAGTTTGCTGAGATTGCAACCCCAATCCGGATTCACCTTGTTTTTTGGTGGATACTCTAATATAAGTAACGTACTTAGTTTCCTGCATGGGTAAAGTCTGCCAATTTTACAGGTAAATATACGCAATGATAATTTAAATTACATTATCACTACGCACGTAGAGGTAATGTAATTTAAAACTTTAAGGGGATTTAGGCAAGTAGTAAATTAGAAAATTAACTCTTTGAGAAAAGGTAGTCCTTGTAGAACATTGCTGCCTGACGGAAGGAACTTTAAATATCAGCAGTTAGAAGGGTATCAAGTAAACCGCAGAATGAGAAACAACAAATACGCCAATCTAGTAATCGTGTTAGTATATTGGCAATTTACCTATTATAAAAAAGAAAACCGTTTACATCAGCCAGGAAGAAGCTCTTATAACTGAAGACCACATCTATTCCAATTAAGGCTACGAGTACGCTAGTAGAAATTTAGCCTGTTTCTTAATTGATGAACTAACGCTTCCCAGAAGCACTTAGTTTATGTAAACATGATTACTTAATGATAAGTAATAAAGGAATATAACAACAAAGTAATATAAATAGTAAAACTGTATGGGGATACACTATCATATAGTAATACAGTAGTAAAGTAATATAAGTGTATAAAATTATTATATTATGTAATAATAAAGTAGCTATATATTAATAGTAATACTTACTTGTAAATAACGAATTATGATAGTAACATAAATAACAAAAATGCATATGTAATTAGCCTATAAATAATATCGGTAATATTAATAATTAAATAACACAAGTAACACTTAAATATCAAAGTAGTTCAACAATAAAATAATATTAGTAACTAAGTAAGTTTAATAACAAAATATTAAAATAATATAATGTAGGGAGAAGAAACGAAACTAAAAATTGGTTAATCCCATCTCTTCTCTCTTTAAATTTAGAAACTCTCTTTTATATTAAATCCATATTTGGATGTATAGCAGACTAGAATTACAAACCGCTAGCAGCACCAAGAATACTGTAATATAAGTAATATCTATGCTTATATTGCTAAATACTATTAATAATACAATATTTATAAAAACATAAAAATATTGTATTATTAAAAATACTTATGCAAAGTAGACTTTTAATAGCAGCAACAAAGTAATCGAATATGTTTCGAATATATGCCTTATATTCAGTTGAATAAAAATATATTTTTCAACTTTATTTGATAATAAACCGTTTGCTCCTCCATTTTTATAGAGTCAGGCACTTGTTTAATTGATACATCAATTAAGGGTTACAAAAGGGAAAAGAAAATTCTAATCTATATACAAACAATTTGTTAGTGGGAGCTTGTCAATCTAGATAACTCTTTATGACATATATGAGTACCACGTTTCCTAGAGTATTTCTATCTGAAAGCTTTGAGGATTTAGAATAATTTTTAACTTGAAGGATAAAAGCTTTATTACACGTACCAAGCTTATGCAACACCTTCACATCTTTGTCGACGAATTTGGTAATACAAGTCTGAACTCAGAGAAAACTGGCAGTTTCTCTCATTTTGTTTTAACAGCAGTACTTATTGAAGATGCCCAAATAGAACAAGCCCGAAGGATGCGATCGGATATTAGCCAGCGCTATTTCCAAGGACATCCCATTCAGTCCAGCCGTATTGCGAACGATGAAATAGGTTTCCAAAAACGACTTGATATTTTAAAAGAATTGCGGCAATTGGATTTCCTAGTACTTAGTCTAGTAATTAATAAAAGTAAGGTAATAGGGGAGGGGCTTGACCAGAATACTATTTTTTACAAATACTTCAACCGCATCTTCCTACAGCAATTCCCTAAAAACTTTACATCCTTCTCTATTCATGCCAACCAATTAGGGTGGCCGGAGTTCCGGCGGAGCCTACAGCACTATATCAATACGAAGGTCATTCAACGCGATTTATTTACTCCCGATCGGACCTACCAGTTGGTAGAGGATCGGTTGGAAGAACCATTAATACAACTAGCTGATTTTATTTCCGGTTGTTTAGGTAAAATTTATTGTACCAGCCATAGTCACGAAAAAGCCGCTTTCCTATTTGATTTGTTGCATGACCGCACTTTTGTAGATTTTTTTCCCTTTGAGAAAACTGATTTTTCAGTTTTTATTTCAGAGCAAGACCACGAAAAGAATCAGGTGATCTCCCGAATTGCGGCGCAGTCGGTCCAGGAAGCTTTAGTCAATCGTCATAAATTTTCGGAGGAAGCACAATCTGTTCTACAATACTTATATCTCATGTTCCGGACTGCTCCGGACCGTCTCGTGGAGAAATATGAAGTTATTGATAAAGTTAAAAGAATGTACCCCAACTTTACGGAGCAACAATTACGGGTATGTATTCAGCACTTGCGAGATCACGGAGTTCTGATTGTTAGTATCCAGGGCAAGTCCGGATATAAAATTCCTGACAGAGTGGAGGATATTGTTGGCTTCTACAATCGTTACTTGAACAGCATAGTACCTATGATAAATCGCATTAATATCTGTAACCGTAAAATTCTAGTTAATAGCTTACAAGAAGTAAACGTACTACAAGCTAACTTAAATTATTCCTTACTCCCTGACCTTATTAAAACCTTAGATAAAAGTAAACAGCCTCATGCTCCTTTAAACCTGCTTTAACTTCCATGACAAGTATTAATACCTCAATAAGCAACTTTGCATTTTCTATTTATCATAAAAGTGGTTATAAGCCAAAAAATGACTGCTCAAAGGAGAATCTATTTGCTTTGGCTCAACCATTCCGTAGCTAAGGAGTAGTCGGCGAATATTTGCATCTGGAAAGAATTACTGATTTTTACATGCATCTGCTCGGCCGATAAGCGGGCCATCGATTCGGCACTAACTACGTGGGCAAAATAGGTAAGTCCTAAAGCTCTAGCCCGGGGAGTCCAATCCTGGGCAATCCAATCGGTGGCATGATCCCAGGGACCTACTACCTGGCGGTTATCATTTAATAGCCGGAAGCAGCGATATTTTTGAATCATTTCTAAACAAGCATTTGCCCCCTGCATTACGCTTTCCAGGGTTTGATACCCACGCCAGTTGTTGTATACCCAGCCATGGAGGGCATCATAGCTAATGGATATAAAAATATTACCAAAAGTATTGGGTAGCTCTATTTTCAAGTAGCGTCATTTTAAAAGTATTAACTAACCAGCGTTATATCCCTCCGGCAAGTAAGATGCCTTCACTAGTAAACCATTTGACGCCAAAGGAAAGATATAGGATAAAGGTACACATTCCAGGAGATATTTTGGTCTAAAATTTAATAACTGCTTCAGAGTCATCTTAAGGAAAACTTAGTTATTCACTTAAGCGTAACTCCCCTGTATCATTTTAAAAGCCCCGTAAGTACGGGTAAAAACATGAATTATTCTAATTTAACCATTGCCTTTCAAAAAGGCAGAAGAGGGACCATCGTAGGTAAGATCGTCGAATTGCCCCATATCATTACCCGGGGAACTACCCTGGAAGAAGTACGCGCGAAAATAGTTGCTTTACTCGGCAACCAACCGCATTCCCTGCGGGGTAGTCGTTAATTTCTAGATTTTGGGGATTAATAAATAATTGACCCCATCGTACTCTTGACAGTTGCAACTATGTTGACACAAATGCTGGAAGCGGCTTTCAAAACGGGCAATTACCTGATCGGGAATGGAGCGCTTTTTCATTTCCCGCGAATCCATTACCAGCAAATACTCCTTAGTTTCGGCAATATCGACCACTTGTTTGAGAAACAAGGGCGAAGGCGCAATTAAGTAATCGTATATGGCTTGTTTCGTCTTAACTAGTTCCATCCCACTATCCTGCTTTGAATTCGTATGTTGCGACCGTATATATTACGGTTAAGAATTTATACTGCAACAAAACCGGATAGTTCTTAAAAGGAGGAGATATTATTCAACCAGAAGTCAGCAGCAGCGACGAAAAGGCTGCTTTATAAGAGACAAATAAGCTTTTGACAAGTAGGGCGCATAATAAGGATGCATTAGAATAATAAGACTATTTCACTCTTTACTTCTCATAACAGTACCTATTAGACTGGGTTGAACTTAAAAAGGGCATATCTGCCCAATCTATTCATCCCACAATTAGCTAGGGAGGGCTTACCTATGCTTCAAAATGTTGGGCCAGAATACTTTTTAAAGCGGCCTCGGTCAAAGGCTTATTCAGCAGCCCCGTTATATTCGCTTGTTCTATCTTTTCTACGTCTTGCGGGTTTAAAGAAGTAGTCAACATAATGATAATAACCGATTGCCGCTGCGCAAGCTCTAATTGCTCATACGCCTCCAGGAATTCAAAGCCATCCATAATAGGCATATTGATATCTAACAAAATTAACCGGGGGCAATCCCCACCGGGACAATGGGCTTGCAAGAGTTGTAAGGCCTCTAACCCATTATGGGCTACCAAAAGCTTTTCGGCTACTGCCAGTTTTTGGAAAAGCCTTTTATTTAAATAAATAGCCGTCTCGTCATCGTCTACCAGCAAGGCGCAAGTCATTTTAGTCATGGTGTTCTTTGTTAGTACTGTTCGGTATTATACCTAGGCCTTTACTGGGTTTCTTGATTATTATCGCCGAAAATATACCTGGAAGGTAGAGCCCTCCTCCACGTTACTGGTAACTTCAATCTTACCCCCCGCATTCTCAATTATTTTCTTGACCATGTATAAGCCAATGCCGGATCCTTCCACGTGGTTATGCAAACGCTTGAACATGGTGAAAAGCTTGTTTTTGCCAGACAAGTCCATGCCTAAACCATTATCGGCAACTGTGAGCACCTGGTATTCCGCTGTTCCAGTACAATAAATCTGGATTAGCGGGGTTCGTTTCGGAGAATGATATTTAATAGCGTTCGAAAGTAAATTATAAATAATACTGCGCAGATTTTTCGCTGAAAAACGGATGGTAGGACAGTTGCGGACATCGACTTCAATCTGGGCCTGGGTAGTTTGAATGAGCGTAGCTAAATCCAGCTGCACATCGCTGATGATAGCCGCCAGATCAACCGGTGTGACTTCGGCTTTATTTTCCTTTTGCAGCTTGGTAATTTCGGTTAAATGATCAATGGTGCGCTTAAAGCGTTGCACTGAATCCTGGATGAGATGTAGCGTATACGGAACATCTTCGGTTTGTAAGCTATCGGGGGGCAGTTGATCCGACAAAGCTTCCATTAACCCTTCGATGTTAAGAATAGGCGCTTTCAAATCGTGCGAGGCAGTATAAATGAAATTATCCAAATCCACGTTCACGCGCACGAGTTGCTGATTAGCCTCTTGTAATTCCTGATTCGCCGTGAGCAGATTTTCAGCTAAGGCCGTTGCTTTGCGTTCACTGGCTTCCACAATCCGGCGGGCTTCTACCTGATCGGTAATATCCTGCACCAGGGTATAGAAGCCTACGACCTTTTCATTTTGTAAATCGGGAACGTAACTGGTCCGGATATGTTTGGTAAAGCCTTCTCGGTAGGGCATGGTCGCTTCAAAGTCCAGTCGTTCCCCTTTAAGGGCACGATCAATGTATTGTTTTACTCCCCGGTAAGCGGTTTCCCCTACTACCTGGCGGACCGGCCGGTTCAGCAAATCTTCTGGTTTTTGGTGAAACCAACTCTCGTAGGCTTTATTGGCGAACCGGTATTTTTCTTCCTGATCCAGGTAGCCAATGAGAACGGGTAAGGAATCGGTTATCAGGCGTAGTTGCTGGGTGCTGGCTTCACTGGCTTGGCGGGCTTTTACTTGTTCACTGACGTCGGTTGCTACCGCCGCCACGCTCATCACCTGGCCTTGCTCATCCTGTAAAGGTTGGTAAACAAAGTTTAAGTATATTTTTTCTAATTGGCCATTTCGGGGCAACATGGCGGTTACTTCGTTGGCTACAAAAGGGGTACCGGTACGCACCACTTCATCGAGTAACTCCTTAAAACCTTGGTCACGTACTTCCGGCAGCGCTTCCAGCAAGGCTTTACCTAACACCTGTTCCGGAATTCGGCCCCACAAGGCTGCTACCAGGGGATTGGCTACCTCAATCACGTATTCCGGATTGCGCAGCACGGCAATAGCCACGGGAGCTTGCTCGAAAAGAACTTGCAGTTGTTTTTGCTGCGCTTCTTGTTGCTGACGCATTTGCACTTGCTGGGTAACATCGTACGCAAAAGTAGAAATCCCCACGATTTGGCCGTTCTCGCGGTAAGCCTGGTAAGTAAAAGTAAAATACATTTCCCTGGGTGGCTTTCCATCGGGCTGTTCCAGCAGTAGCGGAGCTTCCTGACCGAAGTACGTCTCCCCCGTCTGGTAAACTTTATTTAAAAGCCCGGCGAAACCCGCGGGTACCGTTTCGGGCAAAGCTTCCGCTACCGTCCGGCCCAGTAATTCCCTACCCGGGAAAAACGCCTGGTAAGCGGCGTTAACGTATTCGTACCGGTGTTCCGGTCCCCGTTGGATGCAAATAGCCGCGGGGGTCAGTTCAAATACCTGGTAGAACGTTTCGCGTTCTTGGATTAATTTCTGCGCATTAGCTATTAATTCGGCCTGTAAAGCGGCGGCTTGCTGCCGGGCTTCTACCTTCTCGGTAACGTCCACAATAAAGGCCAGAATCCCTTGGATCTGGCCAAAGTCATTTCGCAAGGGCTGGTAGACAAAATCTACGTATCGTTGCTTAAGTTTTCCCGTGTTCGGATCATAAAGTCGCAGAGATTTTTCGGTTCCTACAAAAGGAAAGCCAGTAGCATACACCTGGTCTAATAAACTAACAAAACCTTGCTCGGCTAATTCCGGAAAAACTTCGGTCACGGTTAGCCCTAATTGGGCGCGATCACCCGACAGAGCCAGGTAAGGATCATTGAAAAAATTATAGCGATGTTCCGGTCCCTCTAATGTGGCAATAGCGGCGGGCACCTGCCCTAAGATCAGCTGCAATTTGTTTTGTTGCTCGCGCAATTGTTCCCGTTGCAGCTCTGTTTTCTGGAGGGCCGCGTGTAAGGCGAGAGTGCGATCATCTACCCGGGCTTCTAGTACCTGATTGAGTTGTTTTAAGGCGTGCTGAGCCTTTTCCAATTTCTGGTTGGTGGAAGTAAGTTCCTGGTTGGTAACTTGCAGTTCTTCGTTTATAGCCTGCAATTCTTTATTCAGGGTTTGAACTTCTTGCCGGCTTATATCTACCTGGCGACGAGCCGCTACCTGGGCGGTTACTTCATAAGCAAAGACTATAATTCCATCTACTTCACCGGCTAAATTGCGCGTAGCCTGGTAGATGAAATTATAATAGTTTTCTCCTAGTTCTTGACCCGTATTTTCATGATCGAGCTGCACGAGCATCTCATTGGCGTAGTAGGTCTCGCCAGTACGATATACTTTATGGAGTAAACCAAAAATAGGTTGACCAACAAGTTCCGGCATGACTTCGGCAATCGGTTTACCGACTAAGGGGCGTTCGCCTACTAACTGCTGATAAGGCGGATTCACGAATTTAAAAACGTGCTCGGGTCCCTGGAAAATACAGATGAGAGCCGGTGCTTGCATTAAGATATTATGCAGTTGCTGCTCTTGTAGATCAGCTTGCGCATGCGCAGCTTTTTCGCGGGATTCACTCTGGGAAAGTTTTTTTTCAGCCAGTACCGCCGCGGTTACATTGACAACCGAATGGATAATCTGGTACACTTGCCCCTGCGCATCTAATACCGGGATATTGCGGGTTAACCAGTGGCGTTCCACAAAGTGACCAGCTTTTTCCGGATCGGGTACATCGTACTGTTGGCGGGCCAATTCGTGGGGCTTACCCGTGGCTATTACTTGTTCTAAAGAAGCCCGCACATTCGTCTTTCCTTTCGCTTCCGGAGCTTCGGGGTTGTCCGGAAAAAGCTCGAATATATGATGCCCAACTAAGTCTTCCCGTTTCGTGAGGGTTGCCTCCAGGTAAGCATCCGATACGGCTTCCATAATTAAATCGCGGGAGAGAAGTAAGTAAGCGCCGGGCAAAGAGTTGAAGACCGCCAATAAGTTGGGCGGCGGAGAGTAAAGATCAGACATTGAAATCAACTTATAAGTTAGGGAGTAAAGGTATTAGGGTAGTGGCTGCTATTATAGAACGGTATAACGGAATATGGTTCTCTTTTGCTGCAAAAACAAGTTAAATAAGCTAACTTTTAGGAAAGATTCTATCTTACGAAAAGACTACTTTCTTGAGATAAATTAAAGCTGTTTTACATATTGGTACTTATAGGACCTAATTAGCCGAGTAGGAGGGGACTACAAAGCTTTTGAAAAGGAGGTGTCTTCTTTTTAATTTGTTGCCTATTTCTATCCGTTGGTCACCAATAGCACGCTTTATTTGGAGAACCTTAAGCGGCAGGCTAAACTAATCGTTTAAATCGAAGGCGGGATTGTAAACGATTTCCCATAGGTGTTGGTCTAGGTCCTGGAAATATCCCGCATAACCCCCATAAAAAGTATTTTGGGCGGATTTTACAATGGTTGCTCCCGCGCTTTTGGCCTGCTCCATCACCGCATCTACTTCTGCTTTGCTAGCAACATTGTGACCTAGGGTGAAATCAGTGACCGCGGGTTCGTTAGGTTTTAACTGCGTATCGTGCGCCAAGCTTGTTCTAGGCCATAGGGCTAGTTTTAGCCCATTTTGTAAATCAAAAAAAGCGACGGCCCCGTATTCAAATTCTTTACCGATAATCCCTTGGGTTGGTAATCCCAGTCCATCTCGGTAAAAGGCAACGGCTTTCTCTAAGTCGTTTACGGCTAATGTCACTACAGAGATTCTAGGTTGCATTCTTTCCTGGTTTAACTACACGCTTAAAGATAGCAGTTACTAAATCAAGGAATATACTATTCGCCATGGCAGAAAGGATTATTTTTCATAGATTGGTAAAGTGCCAATATATAGGTTGCAAAGAATGGCTATTAGAGTGCTGCAAATTCCCTTTTTCAGATAACGAATTATATGTTAAATAGGAAGGGTTTTCTAGCTTTTGTACAATTAATGAATTAATGCTAAAGTATTGGTGAAGTTGTAGCATTTGAAAAACGTCCGTTCCAATTAGCTGCAATAGCAAAATAGCGATATATCGTTGAATGCTCCAACCCCCAGCCATAATTTCATAAACACCCGGTTAGCTGCAGTCCTTTATATTTCAAACCTCACACCACTCTCACTTTCCGCATATTTCCATAATTGTTTAGCTAATTCCTTATCGTTCATTGCCCTGGTGCTGTGTTTAGATAAAGCCGGATAACCCGAATATTCATTCGCTCCATCAGGACCATAAAATTCACCACCCATTACGGATGCGTCTGTAGCTGCAAAAAGTGAAGGTAATGCACCTTGCCAGGGCTGCATCACTTCATCAAATTCAGCGAACATTCCTTCTAATTGCTCACCGGGAATATGACGTTGTAAATCTGTTCGTGTAACGCCGGGATGCGAAGCTGCGGAAATCATTTTTAAATCCGCTGCTTTTATTTTTCTGTCTAATTCATAGGTAAACAGAATGTCTGCCAACTTGCTTATGGCATAAGACTGCCATGCGTTGTACGGCTTTTCTAATTTCAAATTATCAAAATCAATATTATCCGTTAATGTTGCTGCACCGCTTGAAAGTGTTACCACACGGGCATTTGAAGCCTTTTTTAATAATGGAAACAAATGTCCTGTTAAAGCAAAATGCCCTAAAAAATTTACCCCAAACTGCAACTCATACCCCTTATCGGTTTTTGATGCTGGTGGTATCATCACGCCAGCATTGTTTACTAAAATGTCAAGTTTTGAATGTCTATTTTTAAATCCATCTGCAAAAGATTTTATCTGAGTAGTATGTGCTAAATTCAGAATGCCGATTTCTAAACTTCCATTTCCTTTTGTAGATGATGTAATCTT includes:
- a CDS encoding replication initiation protein gives rise to the protein MEQLEIKETKIQVRHHNVITNARHELSAVQLDIYFMMLSRLKPGDSKDTKYIISVKEIEELTGRQWNYQQLREATAGLIGKVFEIEEEDGLLQVAMMSSAKYLKGQGRIQLSIAEDLKPYLVDLKNNFTSFQLFCVLSMTSKYAKWLYVQFSRWKDLGAMTFEVEQLRYRLNLKDPSGKAPEQYKQWGQFKDYVLEPAIRQINEVSDLRVAYAVTEKKGKSIHKLTFTIKMVSQVQTVIPFESEELDREAAQLKGRLRDIGILDTNLINKILNSTELRKKANKCLYDISLRRKDINNPGGYFRTTLGI
- a CDS encoding recombinase family protein; protein product: MQETKYVTYIRVSTKKQGESGLGLQSQQTYLDHFYTDKNVIAEFTENVSGKDISNRPKLQQALALCKKEKAVLVVAKIDRLSRNTEQALWIYSELDGRLESCDIPNLDKFTLTLFMAIADRERELISLRTANALAEKTKRLGEWRKASAPFINKTANTLAVAVNKKKARANENNKRAAALILLHRQQNKSWKDIALELNNAGFRASRGGAFQAVQVQRIYNRLVSA
- a CDS encoding DUF3800 domain-containing protein, whose protein sequence is MQHLHIFVDEFGNTSLNSEKTGSFSHFVLTAVLIEDAQIEQARRMRSDISQRYFQGHPIQSSRIANDEIGFQKRLDILKELRQLDFLVLSLVINKSKVIGEGLDQNTIFYKYFNRIFLQQFPKNFTSFSIHANQLGWPEFRRSLQHYINTKVIQRDLFTPDRTYQLVEDRLEEPLIQLADFISGCLGKIYCTSHSHEKAAFLFDLLHDRTFVDFFPFEKTDFSVFISEQDHEKNQVISRIAAQSVQEALVNRHKFSEEAQSVLQYLYLMFRTAPDRLVEKYEVIDKVKRMYPNFTEQQLRVCIQHLRDHGVLIVSIQGKSGYKIPDRVEDIVGFYNRYLNSIVPMINRINICNRKILVNSLQEVNVLQANLNYSLLPDLIKTLDKSKQPHAPLNLL
- a CDS encoding response regulator, which produces MTKMTCALLVDDDETAIYLNKRLFQKLAVAEKLLVAHNGLEALQLLQAHCPGGDCPRLILLDINMPIMDGFEFLEAYEQLELAQRQSVIIIMLTTSLNPQDVEKIEQANITGLLNKPLTEAALKSILAQHFEA
- a CDS encoding PAS domain-containing protein, whose protein sequence is MSDLYSPPPNLLAVFNSLPGAYLLLSRDLIMEAVSDAYLEATLTKREDLVGHHIFELFPDNPEAPEAKGKTNVRASLEQVIATGKPHELARQQYDVPDPEKAGHFVERHWLTRNIPVLDAQGQVYQIIHSVVNVTAAVLAEKKLSQSESREKAAHAQADLQEQQLHNILMQAPALICIFQGPEHVFKFVNPPYQQLVGERPLVGKPIAEVMPELVGQPIFGLLHKVYRTGETYYANEMLVQLDHENTGQELGENYYNFIYQATRNLAGEVDGIIVFAYEVTAQVAARRQVDISRQEVQTLNKELQAINEELQVTNQELTSTNQKLEKAQHALKQLNQVLEARVDDRTLALHAALQKTELQREQLREQQNKLQLILGQVPAAIATLEGPEHRYNFFNDPYLALSGDRAQLGLTVTEVFPELAEQGFVSLLDQVYATGFPFVGTEKSLRLYDPNTGKLKQRYVDFVYQPLRNDFGQIQGILAFIVDVTEKVEARQQAAALQAELIANAQKLIQERETFYQVFELTPAAICIQRGPEHRYEYVNAAYQAFFPGRELLGRTVAEALPETVPAGFAGLLNKVYQTGETYFGQEAPLLLEQPDGKPPREMYFTFTYQAYRENGQIVGISTFAYDVTQQVQMRQQQEAQQKQLQVLFEQAPVAIAVLRNPEYVIEVANPLVAALWGRIPEQVLGKALLEALPEVRDQGFKELLDEVVRTGTPFVANEVTAMLPRNGQLEKIYLNFVYQPLQDEQGQVMSVAAVATDVSEQVKARQASEASTQQLRLITDSLPVLIGYLDQEEKYRFANKAYESWFHQKPEDLLNRPVRQVVGETAYRGVKQYIDRALKGERLDFEATMPYREGFTKHIRTSYVPDLQNEKVVGFYTLVQDITDQVEARRIVEASERKATALAENLLTANQELQEANQQLVRVNVDLDNFIYTASHDLKAPILNIEGLMEALSDQLPPDSLQTEDVPYTLHLIQDSVQRFKRTIDHLTEITKLQKENKAEVTPVDLAAIISDVQLDLATLIQTTQAQIEVDVRNCPTIRFSAKNLRSIIYNLLSNAIKYHSPKRTPLIQIYCTGTAEYQVLTVADNGLGMDLSGKNKLFTMFKRLHNHVEGSGIGLYMVKKIIENAGGKIEVTSNVEEGSTFQVYFRR
- a CDS encoding VOC family protein — encoded protein: MQPRISVVTLAVNDLEKAVAFYRDGLGLPTQGIIGKEFEYGAVAFFDLQNGLKLALWPRTSLAHDTQLKPNEPAVTDFTLGHNVASKAEVDAVMEQAKSAGATIVKSAQNTFYGGYAGYFQDLDQHLWEIVYNPAFDLND
- a CDS encoding oxidoreductase, giving the protein MWTKENMPDLTGKTAIVTGANTGIGYETAKALYEKGANVTIAARDQNKIEVAIEKITSSTKGNGSLEIGILNLAHTTQIKSFADGFKNRHSKLDILVNNAGVMIPPASKTDKGYELQFGVNFLGHFALTGHLFPLLKKASNARVVTLSSGAATLTDNIDFDNLKLEKPYNAWQSYAISKLADILFTYELDRKIKAADLKMISAASHPGVTRTDLQRHIPGEQLEGMFAEFDEVMQPWQGALPSLFAATDASVMGGEFYGPDGANEYSGYPALSKHSTRAMNDKELAKQLWKYAESESGVRFEI